The following DNA comes from Brassica oleracea var. oleracea cultivar TO1000 chromosome C5, BOL, whole genome shotgun sequence.
CCTAAAACGTTATAAACATTTCCCAAAATAACTTGAGTTAATGATAAATCCTCCAAAGTATAACCTTCAAAGACCCTAAGACAAGTTATACATATCACAGTCACTATTCCTCCATTTCCTCAGCTTCGTCTGTGGAAGATAGCCTTGGCCGTTTCGCTGCTCGCTTCTCATCTTCTTCCTCCACTGGCTCTTTCTCCTTCTGATCACAGTCATCCCCAACATCTTCATTCGCCTTGACCTCAGTTCCAAGATCTTCAATCGGCTTTTCCTCAATTCCAAGATCTTCACTCGTCAATTCCTTTACTTCAAGTTCTTCATTCAGCTTGTCTGGAGTTCCAAGATGTTCAATCGTCTTGTCCCCAGTTCCACTATCACCACTCGACTTGTCCACTATCCCAAGATCTTCACTCGGCTTATCCTCAGTTTCAAGATCATCAATCCTCTTGTCCCCAGTTTCAAGAGCATCACTCGACTTGTCCCCAGTTTCAAGATCATCACTCGTCTTGTCCCCAGTTTCAAGATCATCACTCGTCTTGTCACCAATTCCAAGATCATTCTCAAATTGCTTCGCCTCGTCTCTGTCATCTTGACTCGACACAACCACAAGCTCGTCGTGAGTAGATGCGAGCTCTTCATTCTCGGTGTTGTGGTCAGTGCTAGGACCCAGGGTTACAGAAAATAAAGAGACAGCCTCTCTTGGTGGACTCTCGCCGGTTTCTTCTTCATACAAACTTTCCATTGGGATTGGGAAGTCTTCAATGATACAAATATCTTCTGAATCACTAGAACTACTTTTTGAGGTTTCAGATAACGAATCAGCTTCACTTTCCTTCTGCACCGGCATCATACTGAGGTTCCATGGAGATTCTCTCGGAGGTGCAGTTCCAGTGATGCGTTGAAAGTTTCCCTCTCCAGAGTTCAGACACATAAACTGTTCACCAGTCTCCATATCTACTTGCTGCCCAAAACAGAGGCAAATAAGAAAATTAAAATTTATTGTGTCAGATAATCAGGAGATTTGATCTTTAGCTTGCTGAAATTCTGTAATTCTGTAGTACCTCTGTTGCCGATGAGTTGTTACCCAGATGATAAAATGAAGATGGTTCCTCGAATGTTTGTTGTAGTTGTCCAAGTAATGATCCTGTGTTGTTGGCTCCTGAATCGAATAAATCCCTCAGAACCATACCGGAATCATCAACAGCTTGCATGTTCCTCATGGAAGATCTTTCAAGCAAAGTCATTTCAATTCCCTGGTCGTCTTGCGTCTGTGTCATACTCCCATTACGATCTACACCCCCTCTCCCAGAGAGAACCTCGATTCCCGTATTGTTATTAAGGGGCATTTGACTTTTGCACGACTGGTTCTGTTCACTATTAACTTCCCGTGAACGGTTTTCAAGGAGTTCGAAAATTAACTTCTCAATTAGAGTACGCTTCAATGAGGCCTCGGCAGGAGGGAACCAGTTCAAATAGAGCTGGAAAACCAGAGAAAAAATATTATCAGCAGATCAAGAGACTGAAGAATACAGAGCCAGCTGCTCCTAGTTCAACTCCATTTAAAAACTACTCCCTCCGTTCCATGAAGATAGACTTTTTAGAAAAAAAATTTGTTTCAAAAAAATGTATTTTTTGTGTTTTCTACGAAAAAATTGTAAACTTCAAGAAAATTAATTGACTTTATTGAATTACTATTGGTTAAAAGTTATTGAAAACTGAAAATTACAGAAAACGATATATTTATATGTTTCGATCTTTGGATCCAATTCATGATATCAGGAAGCAAGCAGAGGAGTCTATCCTGATAACTGGGTTGCAAATAGACAACTACACAGAAAAATCAGATAACACAACTGGCCAACATAATTTCAGAGTAACCAATAGCAAGAAACCTGATTATTCGTACAAGCGTCTGTGAAATGATTGCGGGTGAAAAGATTCAGTTTGGCAAAGCTTATTATTCAACAGTGAAAAAATGAAAAACTATAACCAAAGGTGTGAAGCAGAACTGATCTGTTCAAGCACTCAACATCATATTATAAGAAAACTGGAACTCTTGGGGGCTCGTAGCATATATCACTAAAGCCCCGCAGCAAGTATTTACCCTTCTATGACCTATAGTAATATACATGAGGTAAAAATTAGAGAATAAACTTACAAAGTTGGAAGCATTATATATCTTGAAAGGACTAAAATTCTGGGGAGCTTCAGCAAGAAATAGCTCCAGATAGTGCAGCAGAAAGAGGCCACAGTCATATGAGTTTTCTTGCTGTGGCAGCTGAAATAGAAAGAGGAAATCAGAAATCACATAAACTATCATTAACAGCTGCAAAAAAAAAATATATAAAAGGGCCTAGAGGAAAAAGATTTAAAGACTAGAGGCCAGACCTCAAGTGAAACAAAACGCAAATCCATGAATCTGGAAGAAATATCATCTGATGTCTCCTTATGCCTCTCCTTCCATTCCTCGCACAAGTAACTAAAATGAGCAAAATGTTGTTATTAACAACTTGCACTACCCAGCTTAAAACTTGAGCATTAATATAGTTCCACACATAATTCAAAAGTATCAGAGCATGGAGCTACAGCATATTCTTCAACGTAGAGTATTAGAGTATTAGGAAAATATATTATCATCTCGTTGGGCAAGTGAGAAACGTAAATAGATTACGTACATGCAATGCTTAGAAGACGAAACTGAAATATGGCTGTGAGGCAGCTAACATACCTTTGGACTAGATTCTTAAGCCCAGCATGACTCCCTTTTATAGAATCCATATGTAATATGCACGGTACTTTTGTGGAGTCATCGAAGTCCAAATCTGCAAAATATACAACATATAATATAATTAAGTGAATAATCATGAGTTCATGACTTTGTAATAAATAGAGTATCATGTGAAATTACCTGTACAGTTAGCCACTTCACCAGGATGACATATGATTATCAAACTCCAGTGAAGACTGTCATTAGCATTTAACACTGTCAGATTTGAACTCAATACAAATCTAACATAATAGAAGGGCCATAAATTTTTCATACTTAAAGTTCACCGGCACAAAAATGTAGTCCTTCCCAAACATGTCCACCTTCCTTGTCCATTTCCGGACGCGTAGAAAAGCAGCCTTTCCATCAGCTATACTCGATGGATCTTTGTCGAGATCAGCAAGTTTACGGAAGAAAAAGCTGTTGAAGAAATGGAGTCTCTGTCTTTCCTCCGGTTGAATTTGATTCTTCAAATAACTGTGAATAATTGAAAAGTACACAAAACGGCAGATGTGATTTGTTAATATCCAAGTTAAACAAGGTTGGCATCACAAGAAAATTTCAATATGACTACAAGAACTGCATAAGTGAAATTGTGAATTATGCTGAGACCATCAACCAAGTGAGAGATACTACAACGCATGGCAGAGTCTATACTATGTCAACATTCCATCAGAGAAATTAAGTTTAAGAACTTACTTAATATAGAAGTCAATGATTGTGTCATTTACAAATGTCTCTGGCTGCAAGAGCTCAACATCCCTTTTGCAAATGGAAACAGCATCTGGATCTCCCTTTGGATAGATAACTTCGTCAAATGGTTCATCAAAGCTGAAAGGACAGTATAAAACTCGCAACTCAATATGAAATGTCTCATCTGTCACTCATTTCTTTCGGATGCTTAAACTGCCCCATTACTTTTATTCACAAACTTGCTGATTACTAAAACTAAGTCTCAATCCTTCTAAGAAAAAACATATATTGCTAAAACGAATTCTGCTCAAGATGAAATGACAGTAATATACATTTTCAGTACTCTACTTTAGAGAGCCATAGAATATAAGTCCTGACGTACTTCAGAAATTTGTACCCCAAAAGCAGAAGAGAAGACAACATCTGATTTCAAAAGGACACAAGTATAGGTCCTATAGAACACTCTTACCGTGGAAAATAACGCTTCTGTTGATGCAAGTTTTCCCCTGATACTTCCACGTCATCACTAGAATAAAGAAACACTTATGGGATGATTTGGAACAATAAGTCACAAAAAGTGCTCAGTGTGTAACTAAAACCAAATATGAGCCAAGTGCCCCTCTTCTATTATTTGGTCCAGTTTTCCCTCAGTGAGCCTGAAGTATTTTCTTTTATATGCAGTTTGCTTTTGACTAAAGGTTTTGTTTACTTTAAACTTAACAGACTTGAGTCTACTTTCGTGACTAGATTGAACTAAGAGTTTAAAATTTTTCTGAGCTCAATAATTCAGTAAATAATCTTTCTCATCATCAGAGCATGCAATAAATTTTTCGGAATCTAAGTGGGCAGAAAAATGTGTTTTCCAATTATAGTTCCCTAATGTTAGAAGCTTACTCGAGGTCAGCGCTCCATACAGCCGGGTATTTCACATGCAGCAAGTTGATTTGTCGTTGTTTCTCAGGCCAATTGTGTTCTTTAACTGCAAACTTTAACTCCTCAATATCTGGAAACCATAAGAAGCAATATAAGAAGTTAGAAGAGGGATCCCCTAGGGTTGAAAAGAGCTGGGGTTTAGAAAGCCACTTTACATTTTTTTGACGGTGATAAAAATTAAATAAACATTTCTCTTATGACTCTTGGTTATCATAAACAAGAACATATAGGACGCGGGTCTACATCCACTCGCAGTTCGACAGATAAAATAATATGCTACTTTGGCTCAGTTTGAAGAATTGCACGTAATATCTCACTAAATTATCAGATTGAAGAATTGCATGTAATACCTATTTCTGCTAAATAGAACCAACATCAAACTGAAAGCATGAAATAGTAGTATCATATTTATAGTTCTTTCCCAATATACGATTATATAGCCTGTCTAAATTCTTTAAAGGCTCAACCCAGACCATATGCATCGAGAAATAAGAGGCCTTGGCGAAAAAGATTCAGTAACATGTGACAGAGAAATTTTTTTAGTTAGACACCATATAGAACTTCAATGACACTAATTTTCAAATAATATACAGAATCAGGTGCCTAAGATGACTAGACATTAAATTGTATTGGTATGGTTACAACAAGATAACTTGATGCAGGAAAGGTTTTGTGATAAGCTGTATGGCGTATATAAAATAACTGAGAATACCTGTGGTCTGTTGCATATCTTCCTGGCATTTTTCATCCTTTAATACAACTCGAATTCTGAGAATGATCAGTCCAACCTATTATAATGATCAGTAAAAATTGTAAATTTGATAGACGTTCATAAATTCAAAATAGAAAATGAGCCCATAAAGTATCCTTCAAACTGGAAGCACAACATAAATGAGAAACTCACATTTTGGTACCAATTGTACTGAATACTAACTATGTCTTCAACTCCAAATTCACATTTTGGCCCGTCTTCATTATTTTCAAGGTAACTCTTTATTTTGATGCCATTGCATGAAAAGATTACCAGAGATGCAGCACAAGGCATATCCTTAAGTACAACATACTCTGGAATCATGATAACAGTCGTGCTTCTGTCAATCTGCAAAATGGAAAGCGTCACTTGACAATCTGTAAATCTTACTTTGAACATTCAAGCACTATTAAAAATATCCTTAATTAATAAAAAAATAACCAGATGTATAATCTATCAACCAGCCCCATCAGAAACGTTGCAAAGAAAAATAACAATATTCCAGATCCTATATAATCGTTGGCATGAAATCTAAGCTCACAAACAATAAAGTGAAAATATTTTAAGACCTGAAGTAAAGAAAGGTCAGATATAAACCACAATCTGAGTTATCAACGAACAAAGATGCAAAAATCATAGAACCATGCGTAAAGAGATTCGTAACCAGGCTGGAGAATAACGCGGTAAAACAAGTAAAACTCAAATCACAAAAAAAAAAAAAAATTACACAAAGTAGTATCATGTCATATAGGGGTTGAACGAAGCAAAAGAATCAATTTTATCTTTCTGCAACCACAGAAGATGGACTTCAGGCTTAAACACTTCTAGCAGAAGTTTCAAAGCGATTGGCCGAGAAACAAGAAACTCATTACCTTTTCAATATCATCCGAGCAACGTTCATCCACCCAATCTGTAAGCGCATACAACATTGAAATCAGCATCCCGTTAGACGAAGGAGGGCATCAAAGAATACATATAAGGAAATATAATGAAAAAGCCTGTAACATGTACCTTCATCACCTTCCGAATCAGAAGCATCACTCAATGCGGATCGATCACTCAAACTTTCATCAATAGCTGACATCATATCAGTTTGCTCCTCCTGCAAATGTGAATACGTTTAAAATACAATCTCCCACACAAAAAAAGCAATAAAAGATAGATTTAC
Coding sequences within:
- the LOC106295257 gene encoding probable ubiquitin-like-specific protease 2B isoform X2, coding for MKKGLEVFDFNEEDELAESASGKLLEKFTNPSPSISPVLQRQRVQSVCQDKSAQKEELEGASCAEAATSVVDGHCEDAPALVTEAEESTRDHLMETDVDHDNQGLMFGLNTEDHVKETDVDHGRGSYSCQPSAKSFYAETSSYSQPQLDSPLSDSSSSEEQTDMMSAIDESLSDRSALSDASDSEDWVDERCSDDIEKIDRSTTVIMIPEYVVLKDMPCAASLVIFSCNGIKIKSYLENNEDGPKCEFGVEDIVSIQYNWYQNVGLIILRIRVVLKDEKCQEDMQQTTDIEELKFAVKEHNWPEKQRQINLLHVKYPAVWSADLDDDVEVSGENLHQQKRYFPRFDEPFDEVIYPKGDPDAVSICKRDVELLQPETFVNDTIIDFYINYLKNQIQPEERQRLHFFNSFFFRKLADLDKDPSSIADGKAAFLRVRKWTRKVDMFGKDYIFVPVNFNLHWSLIIICHPGEVANCTDLDFDDSTKVPCILHMDSIKGSHAGLKNLVQSYLCEEWKERHKETSDDISSRFMDLRFVSLELPQQENSYDCGLFLLHYLELFLAEAPQNFSPFKIYNASNFLYLNWFPPAEASLKRTLIEKLIFELLENRSREVNSEQNQSCKSQMPLNNNTGIEVLSGRGGVDRNGSMTQTQDDQGIEMTLLERSSMRNMQAVDDSGMVLRDLFDSGANNTGSLLGQLQQTFEEPSSFYHLGNNSSATEQVDMETGEQFMCLNSGEGNFQRITGTAPPRESPWNLSMMPVQKESEADSLSETSKSSSSDSEDICIIEDFPIPMESLYEEETGESPPREAVSLFSVTLGPSTDHNTENEELASTHDELVVVSSQDDRDEAKQFENDLGIGDKTSDDLETGDKTSDDLETGDKSSDALETGDKRIDDLETEDKPSEDLGIVDKSSGDSGTGDKTIEHLGTPDKLNEELEVKELTSEDLGIEEKPIEDLGTEVKANEDVGDDCDQKEKEPVEEEDEKRAAKRPRLSSTDEAEEMEE
- the LOC106295257 gene encoding probable ubiquitin-like-specific protease 2B isoform X1: MKKGLEVFDFNEEDELAESASGKLLEKFTNPSPSISPVLQRQRVQSVCQDKSAQKEELEGASCAEAATSVVDGHCEDAPALVTEAEESTRDHLMETDVDHDNQGLMFGLNTEDHVKETDVDHGRGSYSCQPSAKSFYAETSSYSQPQLDSPLSDSSSSEEQTDMMSAIDESLSDRSALSDASDSEGDEDWVDERCSDDIEKIDRSTTVIMIPEYVVLKDMPCAASLVIFSCNGIKIKSYLENNEDGPKCEFGVEDIVSIQYNWYQNVGLIILRIRVVLKDEKCQEDMQQTTDIEELKFAVKEHNWPEKQRQINLLHVKYPAVWSADLDDDVEVSGENLHQQKRYFPRFDEPFDEVIYPKGDPDAVSICKRDVELLQPETFVNDTIIDFYINYLKNQIQPEERQRLHFFNSFFFRKLADLDKDPSSIADGKAAFLRVRKWTRKVDMFGKDYIFVPVNFNLHWSLIIICHPGEVANCTDLDFDDSTKVPCILHMDSIKGSHAGLKNLVQSYLCEEWKERHKETSDDISSRFMDLRFVSLELPQQENSYDCGLFLLHYLELFLAEAPQNFSPFKIYNASNFLYLNWFPPAEASLKRTLIEKLIFELLENRSREVNSEQNQSCKSQMPLNNNTGIEVLSGRGGVDRNGSMTQTQDDQGIEMTLLERSSMRNMQAVDDSGMVLRDLFDSGANNTGSLLGQLQQTFEEPSSFYHLGNNSSATEQVDMETGEQFMCLNSGEGNFQRITGTAPPRESPWNLSMMPVQKESEADSLSETSKSSSSDSEDICIIEDFPIPMESLYEEETGESPPREAVSLFSVTLGPSTDHNTENEELASTHDELVVVSSQDDRDEAKQFENDLGIGDKTSDDLETGDKTSDDLETGDKSSDALETGDKRIDDLETEDKPSEDLGIVDKSSGDSGTGDKTIEHLGTPDKLNEELEVKELTSEDLGIEEKPIEDLGTEVKANEDVGDDCDQKEKEPVEEEDEKRAAKRPRLSSTDEAEEMEE